A window of Argopecten irradians isolate NY chromosome 1, Ai_NY, whole genome shotgun sequence contains these coding sequences:
- the LOC138335743 gene encoding betaine--homocysteine S-methyltransferase 1-like isoform X2, which yields MATKGFLQRLNDGEAIIIAEGFMWELERKGYVKFGEYTPEVVLNNPEVVRIMHEEYAHAGSDVVEAFTYLGNRKRLRAIGIEEGLEELNRRALRMAREVADVTGSLMAGDISHTWYYQPEDPKAMEELRAMFKEQIEWAVDEKADYIIGETFQDFGEAMIALEMIQKYGNGLPAVITLTAYQPDVMLDGVPIPEACKRLEDAGAAVVGLNCARGPKTMLPLLKEIRKVCKGPLAAIPVPFRCRGKYKTFQSLLDPDTGDRLYPDNLSAQLCTRREVREFAEEAKALGVQYIGLCCGNSPAFFREVTDVYGRTTGATKYTPDFTNSLSRSTDPKNKKIQSYMFDPVE from the exons ATGGCGACCAAAG GTTTCTTACAACGCCTAAACGATGGCGAGGCTATCATTATAGCTGAAGGATTCATGTGGGAACTTGAACGGAAAGGTTATGTCAAGTTCGGGGAGTACACACCGGAAGTAGTTCTCAATAATCCCGAAGTAGTTCGGATAATGCATGAAGAATATGCTCATGCCGGAAGTGACGTTGTTGAAGCGTTTACG tATTTAGGAAACAGAAAACGTCTGAGGGCTATTGGTATTGAAGAAGGCCTTGAAGAACTCAACAGACGTGCTCTCCGAATGGCTCGTGAGGTAGCTGACGTCACAGGGTCCCTAATGGCGGGAGATATCTCTCACACATGGTACTACCAACCGGAGGACCCTAAAGCCATGGAGGAACTACGAGCCATGTTCAAG GAACAAATCGAATGGGCGGTGGATGAAAAAGCGGACTACATCATTGGAGAGACATTCCAAGATTTTGGTGAAGCAATGATCGCCTTGGAAATGATACAGAAATATGGCAATG GACTTCCGGCTGTGATCACACTGACGGCCTACCAACCGGATGTCATGCTGGACGGCGTACCAATCCCTGAGGCGTGTAAACGACTGGAAGACGCCGGGGCGGCCGTAGTGGGTCTCAACTGTGCACGCGGACCAAAAACTATGTTACCTTTACTGAAAGAGATCAGGAAAGTTTGTAAG GGTCCACTGGCAGCTATACCAGTTCCATTTCGCTGTAGAGGCAAATACAAAACATTTCAGTCACTTCTAGACCCTGATACTG GTGACCGCTTATACCCCGACAACTTATCGGCCCAGCTCTGTACTCGACGGGAAGTACGCGAGTTCGCTGAAGAGGCCAAAGCTTTGGGCGTTCAATACATTGGTTTGTGTTGTGGTAACTCCCCGGCATTCTTCCGCGAGGTGACAGACGTATACGGCAGAACAACAGGAGCCACTAAATATACTCCCGACTTCACCAACAGTCTATCAAGGTCCACAGATCCCAAGAATAAGAAGATACAGTCTTACATGTTCGATCCAGTGGAATAA
- the LOC138335743 gene encoding betaine--homocysteine S-methyltransferase 1-like isoform X1: MITMIKGFLQRLNDGEAIIIAEGFMWELERKGYVKFGEYTPEVVLNNPEVVRIMHEEYAHAGSDVVEAFTYLGNRKRLRAIGIEEGLEELNRRALRMAREVADVTGSLMAGDISHTWYYQPEDPKAMEELRAMFKEQIEWAVDEKADYIIGETFQDFGEAMIALEMIQKYGNGLPAVITLTAYQPDVMLDGVPIPEACKRLEDAGAAVVGLNCARGPKTMLPLLKEIRKVCKGPLAAIPVPFRCRGKYKTFQSLLDPDTGDRLYPDNLSAQLCTRREVREFAEEAKALGVQYIGLCCGNSPAFFREVTDVYGRTTGATKYTPDFTNSLSRSTDPKNKKIQSYMFDPVE, from the exons ATGATAACTATGATAAAAG GTTTCTTACAACGCCTAAACGATGGCGAGGCTATCATTATAGCTGAAGGATTCATGTGGGAACTTGAACGGAAAGGTTATGTCAAGTTCGGGGAGTACACACCGGAAGTAGTTCTCAATAATCCCGAAGTAGTTCGGATAATGCATGAAGAATATGCTCATGCCGGAAGTGACGTTGTTGAAGCGTTTACG tATTTAGGAAACAGAAAACGTCTGAGGGCTATTGGTATTGAAGAAGGCCTTGAAGAACTCAACAGACGTGCTCTCCGAATGGCTCGTGAGGTAGCTGACGTCACAGGGTCCCTAATGGCGGGAGATATCTCTCACACATGGTACTACCAACCGGAGGACCCTAAAGCCATGGAGGAACTACGAGCCATGTTCAAG GAACAAATCGAATGGGCGGTGGATGAAAAAGCGGACTACATCATTGGAGAGACATTCCAAGATTTTGGTGAAGCAATGATCGCCTTGGAAATGATACAGAAATATGGCAATG GACTTCCGGCTGTGATCACACTGACGGCCTACCAACCGGATGTCATGCTGGACGGCGTACCAATCCCTGAGGCGTGTAAACGACTGGAAGACGCCGGGGCGGCCGTAGTGGGTCTCAACTGTGCACGCGGACCAAAAACTATGTTACCTTTACTGAAAGAGATCAGGAAAGTTTGTAAG GGTCCACTGGCAGCTATACCAGTTCCATTTCGCTGTAGAGGCAAATACAAAACATTTCAGTCACTTCTAGACCCTGATACTG GTGACCGCTTATACCCCGACAACTTATCGGCCCAGCTCTGTACTCGACGGGAAGTACGCGAGTTCGCTGAAGAGGCCAAAGCTTTGGGCGTTCAATACATTGGTTTGTGTTGTGGTAACTCCCCGGCATTCTTCCGCGAGGTGACAGACGTATACGGCAGAACAACAGGAGCCACTAAATATACTCCCGACTTCACCAACAGTCTATCAAGGTCCACAGATCCCAAGAATAAGAAGATACAGTCTTACATGTTCGATCCAGTGGAATAA
- the LOC138336498 gene encoding uncharacterized protein translates to MFLKISGHDGSAVLTINGHYGSAVLTISGHYGSKVLTISGHHGSAVLTISGHYGSAVLTISNHYGSAVLTISGHYGSAVLTISGHYGSAVLTISGHYGSAVLTISGHYGSAVLTISGHYGSAVLTISGHYGSAVLTNSGHYGSAVLTKSGHYGSAVLTISCHYGSAVLTISGHYGSAVLTIRQRSLWLCSTNNQRPLLLCSANNHGHYGSAVLTISDHYGSAVLIISGHYGSAVLTISGHYGSAVLTISGHNGSAVLTISGHYGSAVLKISGHYGSAVLTISGHYVSAVLTISGHYGSAVLTITGHYGSAVLTISGHYISAVLTISGHYGSAVLTIRGHYGSAVLTIRRQYGSALLTISGHYDSAVLKISGHYGSAVLTIIGHYGSAVLTISGHYDSAVLTISGHYGSAVLTISGHCSSAVLTISGHYGSAVLTISGPHGSAVLTISGHYGSAVLTISGHYGSVVLTISGHYDSAVLTISGHYDSAVLTISGHYGSAVLTISGHYGSAVLTISGHYGSVVLTISGHYDSAVLTISGHYGFAVLTISGHYGSAVLTISGHFGSAVLKISGHYGSAVLTISGHYGSAVLTISGHYGSAVLTITGH, encoded by the exons ATGT TCCTAAAAATCAGCGGCCACGATGGCTCTGCAGTACTAACAATCAACGGCCACTATGGCTCTGCAGTCCTAACAATCAGCGGTCACTATGGCTCTAAAGTACTAACAATCAGCGGCCACCATGGCTCTGCAGTACTAACAATCAGCGGCCACTATGGCTCTGCAGTACTAACAATCAGCAATCACTATGGCTCTGCAGTGCTGACAATCAGCGGCCACTATGGCTCTGCAGTCCTAACAATCAGCGGCCACTATGGTTCTGCAGTACTAACAATCAGCGGCCACTATGGCTCTGCAGTACTAACAATCAGCGGCCACTATGGCTCTGCAGTACTAACAATCAGCGGTCACTATGGCTCTGCAGTGCTGACAATCAGCGGCCACTATGGCTCTGCAGTCCTAACAAACAGCGGCCACTATGGCTCTGCAGTCCTAACAAAAAGCGGCCACTATGGCTCTGCAGTGCTAACAATCAGCTGCCATTATGGCTCTGCAGTACTAACAATCAGCGGTCACTATGGCTCTGCAGTACTAACAATCAGACAGCGGTCACTGTGGCTCTGCAGTACTAACAATCAGCGGCCACTATTGCTCTGCAGTGCTAACAATCACGGCCACTATGGCTCTGCAGTACTAACAATCAGCGACCACTATGGCTCTGCAGTACTAATAATCAGCGGTCACTATGGCTCTGCAGTACTAACAATCAGCGGTCACTATGGCTCTGCAGTACTAACAATCAGCGGCCACAATGGCTCTGCAGTACTAACAATCAGCGGCCACTATGGCTCTGCAGTACTAAAAATCAGCGGTCACTATGGCTCTGCAGTACTAACAATCAGCGGCCACTATGTCTCTGCAGTGCTAACAATCAGCGGCCACTATGGCTCTGCAGTACTAACAATCACCGGTCACTATGGCTCTGCAGTACTAACAATCAGCGGCCACTATATCTCTGCTGTACTAACAATCAGCGGTCACTATGGCTCTGCAGTACTAACAATCAGGGGCCACTATGGCTCTGCAGTACTAACAATCAGGCGCCAGTATGGCTCTGCACTACTAACAATCAGCGGCCACTATGACTCTGCAGTACTAAAAATCAGCGGCCACTATGGCTCTGCAGTACTAACAATCATCGGTCACTATGGCTCTGCAGTACTTACAATCAGCGGCCATTATGACTCTGCAGTACTAACAATCAGCGGTCACTATGGCTCTGCAGTACTAACAATCAGCGGCCACTGTAGCTCTGCAGTACTAACAATCAGCGGTCACTATGGCTCTGCAGTACTAACAATCAGCGGCCCCCATGGCTCTGCAGTACTCACAATCAGCGGCCACTATGGCTCTGCAGTATTAACAATCAGCGGTCACTATGGCTCTGTAGTACTAACAATCAGCGGCCACTATGACTCTGCAGTACTAACAATCAGCGGCCACTATGACTCTGCAGTACTAACAATCAGCGGCCACTATGGCTCTGCAGTACTAACAATCAGCGGTCACTATGGCTCTGCAGTACTAACAATCAGCGGTCACTATGGCTCTGTAGTACTAACAATCAGCGGCCACTATGACTCTGCAGTACTAACAATCAGCGGTCACTATGGCTTTGCAGTACTAACAATCAGCGGCCACTATGGCTCTGCAGTACTAACAATCAGCGGCCACTTTGGCTCCGCAGTACTAAAAATCAGCGGTCACTATGGCTCTGCAGTACTAACAATCAGCGGCCACTATGGCTCTGCAGTGCTAACAATCAGCGGCCACTATGGCTCTGCAGTACTAACAATCACCGGTCACTAA